From Acidipropionibacterium acidipropionici, one genomic window encodes:
- the mtrB gene encoding MtrAB system histidine kinase MtrB — translation MVTTTLVATIIVLLLAGLFLIRQVTSGILQAKQNAAVAEATTSLSRIQDQLRSTDLRTASLYERLNQLADEAASQSGQYHVIIQGPVSGLVSEGISVTSIPKALQDTASTRDGMWAQPTTVRYTTADRPSEPGLVVASTLWAPGESKGFPIYFIFPETQEAETIDLVQRVVAITGCLIVIAMGAATFLGTRAISAPVRQASISAQRVAAGRLDERLPVRGTDDLARLAVSMNEMATELQRRIRELEELSSFQRQFVSDVSHELRTPLTTVRMAADMLRDARDETDPAMVRATELLHDELERFESLLADLLEISRFDAGAAVLALDETDVADLVADEVDAARPLARRMETPLVVRTGTDATAEIDSRRIRRILRNLVANALEHGEGRPVEVTVDSDDQAVAVTVRDHGIGFELWQSEQVFARFWRADPARVRTVGGTGLGLAISLEDAHLHHGWLSAWGMPHQGAQFRLTVPRRAGEELTGSPLPEVPADAVLRALPPGTGHGEEGAPHDR, via the coding sequence ATGGTCACGACGACCCTCGTCGCCACCATCATCGTCCTGCTGCTCGCCGGGCTATTCCTCATCCGGCAGGTCACCTCCGGCATCCTCCAGGCCAAGCAGAACGCCGCGGTGGCCGAGGCCACGACGTCCCTCTCGCGGATCCAGGACCAGCTGCGCAGCACCGACCTGCGCACCGCCTCCCTGTACGAGCGCCTCAACCAGCTCGCCGACGAGGCGGCCAGCCAGTCGGGCCAGTACCACGTCATCATCCAGGGTCCGGTCTCCGGACTGGTCTCCGAGGGGATCTCGGTGACCTCGATACCCAAGGCCCTCCAGGACACCGCCTCCACGCGTGACGGCATGTGGGCCCAGCCCACCACCGTGCGCTACACCACTGCCGACCGCCCGTCGGAACCCGGCCTGGTGGTGGCCTCCACCCTGTGGGCGCCGGGGGAGTCGAAGGGCTTCCCGATCTACTTCATCTTCCCCGAGACCCAGGAGGCCGAGACCATCGACCTGGTGCAGCGGGTCGTCGCGATCACCGGGTGCCTCATCGTCATCGCGATGGGGGCGGCCACCTTCCTGGGCACCCGTGCGATCTCGGCACCGGTGCGCCAGGCGAGCATCTCGGCCCAGAGGGTCGCCGCCGGGAGGCTCGACGAGAGGCTGCCGGTGCGAGGCACCGACGATCTCGCGAGGCTCGCGGTCTCCATGAACGAGATGGCCACCGAGCTGCAGCGCCGGATCCGGGAGCTGGAGGAGCTGTCCTCCTTCCAGCGTCAGTTCGTCTCCGACGTCTCCCACGAGCTGCGCACCCCGCTGACCACCGTGCGGATGGCCGCCGACATGCTGCGCGACGCCCGTGACGAGACCGACCCCGCCATGGTGCGGGCCACCGAGCTGCTCCACGACGAGCTGGAGAGATTCGAGTCGTTGCTCGCCGACCTGCTGGAGATCTCCCGGTTCGACGCCGGGGCGGCCGTGCTGGCCCTCGACGAGACAGACGTCGCCGACCTGGTCGCCGACGAGGTGGACGCCGCCAGACCGCTGGCCCGACGGATGGAGACACCGCTGGTGGTGCGGACGGGAACCGACGCCACCGCCGAGATCGACTCCCGCAGGATCCGCAGGATCCTGCGGAACCTGGTGGCCAACGCCCTCGAGCACGGCGAGGGCCGACCAGTGGAGGTCACCGTGGACTCCGACGATCAGGCGGTGGCGGTGACCGTGCGCGATCACGGCATCGGCTTCGAGCTCTGGCAGTCCGAGCAGGTCTTCGCCCGCTTCTGGCGCGCCGACCCGGCCCGGGTGCGCACCGTCGGCGGGACCGGCCTGGGACTGGCGATCTCCCTGGAGGACGCTCACCTCCACCACGGCTGGCTGTCGGCCTGGGGGATGCCTCACCAGGGCGCGCAGTTCCGGCTGACGGTGCCCCGGCGGGCGGGGGAGGAGCTCACCGGATCCCCGCTGCCCGAGGTGCCCGCAGACGCCGTTCTGAGGGCCCTGCCGCCGGGGACCGGTCACGGCGAGGAGGGGGCCCCTCATGACCGGTGA
- a CDS encoding YqgE/AlgH family protein — MILADPPRAGELLVATSAVTAGIFARSVIYLLDADSQGTLGVVLNTPSTLALDGVLPAWVPLTTPPQRLFQGGPVSPNGAVCLARLQHVSEEPPGWRRVSGPVGLLHLDTPVELVEGAYSDLRIFAGYSGWEPGQLEAEIIRGDWVRARAHEEDLFGSDPHTLWRRVLRRQNGTTAMMATMPDDCDLN, encoded by the coding sequence ATGATCCTGGCTGATCCGCCCCGCGCCGGCGAGCTGCTCGTCGCCACCTCCGCGGTGACCGCCGGGATCTTCGCCCGCTCGGTGATCTATCTGCTGGACGCCGACAGTCAGGGGACCCTCGGAGTCGTGCTCAACACACCCTCCACCCTGGCCCTGGACGGCGTGCTGCCCGCCTGGGTACCGCTCACCACACCGCCCCAGCGGCTCTTCCAGGGCGGGCCCGTCTCACCCAACGGTGCGGTCTGCCTGGCCCGTCTCCAGCACGTCTCGGAGGAGCCCCCCGGTTGGAGGCGGGTCTCGGGACCGGTCGGGCTGCTGCATCTCGACACCCCGGTGGAACTCGTCGAGGGGGCGTACTCGGACCTGCGGATCTTCGCCGGCTACTCCGGCTGGGAGCCCGGGCAGCTCGAGGCCGAGATCATCCGCGGGGACTGGGTGCGTGCCCGGGCCCATGAGGAGGACCTCTTCGGATCGGACCCGCACACCCTCTGGCGCCGCGTCCTGCGCCGCCAGAACGGCACGACCGCCATGATGGCGACCATGCCGGATGACTGCGATCTCAACTGA
- a CDS encoding DUF1707 and DUF4870 domain-containing protein, protein MSSPFPNPFQGNAFQQRPSNPDATLDLRVTNEQRQRVLDYLGDALADGRINMSEFEKRSDDAIAAKTRRDLNQSLSGLATVPLVSAAVRPARSPLAKTEPSSGGSAAAGLIGLSPFVAGPVGPLIGVAATEKGSWTRKQVANQANAQIYMIAIAIVLSAVVGSSIISGLAWFAWAGLTLVQAIRAFQGESWRNPLTRVIPFQIVNEGPAEPKSLGRGRR, encoded by the coding sequence ATGAGCAGTCCGTTCCCCAACCCGTTCCAGGGAAACGCGTTCCAGCAGCGCCCCAGCAACCCGGACGCGACACTGGATCTGCGAGTCACCAATGAGCAGCGGCAGCGGGTGCTCGACTACCTGGGTGACGCACTGGCGGACGGGCGCATCAACATGAGCGAGTTCGAGAAGCGCTCCGATGACGCCATCGCGGCCAAGACCCGTCGGGATCTCAACCAGAGCCTCTCCGGTCTGGCCACCGTCCCGCTGGTCTCGGCGGCAGTGCGCCCGGCGCGCTCCCCACTGGCGAAGACCGAACCCTCATCAGGCGGCTCCGCGGCCGCCGGGCTCATCGGACTGTCCCCCTTCGTGGCCGGTCCGGTGGGCCCGCTGATCGGGGTCGCGGCCACCGAGAAGGGATCGTGGACCCGCAAGCAGGTCGCCAACCAGGCCAACGCCCAGATTTACATGATCGCGATCGCGATCGTGCTCAGTGCGGTCGTCGGAAGCTCCATCATCTCGGGCCTGGCCTGGTTCGCATGGGCGGGCCTCACCCTGGTTCAGGCCATCAGGGCCTTTCAGGGGGAGTCCTGGCGAAATCCGCTGACCAGGGTGATCCCCTTCCAGATCGTCAACGAGGGTCCCGCGGAGCCCAAGAGCCTGGGCCGCGGACGCCGCTGA
- the argH gene encoding argininosuccinate lyase, producing MTSSSTTPAHDPVALWGGRFAGGPSQALAALSVSTQFDWRLARHDIAGSKAHARVLHRAGLLDDQQLADMEAALDRLDADVASGAFRPDPEDEDVHTALERGLMERAGTDLGGRIRAGRSRNDQIITLLRMYLRDEARALAADVLDLAEVLARRADEAGDAVIAGRTHMQHAQPVLLAHHLLAHAWPLLRDVDRLRDLDRRLDSSPYGSGALAGSTLGLDPQQVATDLGFSESVPNSIDGTAARDVVAEFAFVAAQIGVDLSRLSEEVIIWNTREFGYITLDDSYSTGSSIMPQKKNPDIAELARGKAGRLIGDLAGLMSSLKALPLAYARDLQEDKEPVFDQIDQLHLLLPAVTGMMDTAVFHTDRMAEMAPQGFSLATDIAEWLVRNGVPFRVAHELSGACVRECESQNKELADLTDDELAAIDPRLTPQVREVMTVSGSVRARNGRGGTAPERVREQLGQARDRIAELRAFAE from the coding sequence GTGACCTCCTCCAGCACCACCCCCGCCCACGATCCGGTCGCCCTGTGGGGCGGCCGGTTCGCCGGCGGACCCTCCCAGGCCCTGGCCGCCCTGTCGGTCTCCACCCAGTTCGACTGGCGCCTGGCCCGTCACGACATAGCCGGCTCCAAGGCCCACGCCCGGGTGCTGCACCGCGCCGGGCTCCTGGACGATCAGCAGCTCGCGGACATGGAGGCGGCCCTCGACCGGCTCGACGCCGACGTCGCCTCCGGTGCCTTCCGTCCCGATCCCGAGGACGAGGATGTCCACACCGCACTGGAGCGCGGCCTGATGGAGCGCGCCGGGACCGATCTGGGCGGGCGGATCCGGGCCGGACGCTCGCGCAACGACCAGATCATCACCCTGCTGCGCATGTACCTGCGCGACGAGGCCCGCGCACTGGCCGCCGACGTCCTGGATCTGGCCGAGGTGCTGGCCCGCCGGGCCGATGAGGCCGGCGACGCCGTCATCGCCGGACGGACCCACATGCAGCACGCCCAGCCGGTGCTTCTGGCCCACCACCTGCTCGCGCACGCCTGGCCGTTGCTGCGCGACGTCGACCGGCTGCGCGATCTCGACCGCCGGCTGGACTCCAGCCCCTACGGGTCCGGCGCCCTGGCCGGGTCGACCCTGGGCCTCGACCCCCAGCAGGTGGCCACCGACCTCGGCTTCTCCGAGTCTGTGCCGAACTCCATCGACGGCACGGCGGCCCGCGACGTGGTGGCCGAGTTCGCCTTCGTCGCCGCCCAGATCGGCGTGGACCTCTCGCGGCTGAGCGAGGAGGTCATCATCTGGAACACCCGCGAGTTCGGCTACATCACCCTGGACGACTCGTACTCGACCGGCTCGTCGATCATGCCGCAGAAGAAGAACCCCGACATCGCCGAACTGGCCCGTGGGAAGGCAGGACGTCTCATCGGCGACCTGGCCGGGCTGATGTCCTCCCTCAAGGCCCTGCCGCTGGCCTACGCCCGCGATCTCCAGGAGGACAAGGAGCCCGTCTTCGACCAGATCGACCAGCTCCACCTGCTGCTGCCGGCGGTCACCGGGATGATGGACACCGCCGTCTTCCACACCGATCGGATGGCCGAGATGGCTCCGCAGGGATTCTCCCTGGCCACTGACATCGCCGAATGGCTGGTGCGCAACGGGGTACCGTTCCGAGTCGCCCACGAGCTCAGCGGCGCCTGCGTGCGCGAGTGCGAGTCCCAGAACAAGGAGCTGGCCGACCTCACCGACGACGAGCTGGCCGCCATCGACCCGAGGCTCACCCCTCAGGTGCGCGAGGTGATGACCGTCTCCGGCTCGGTGCGGGCCCGCAACGGCCGTGGCGGGACGGCTCCCGAGCGGGTGCGGGAGCAGCTCGGACAGGCCCGCGACCGGATCGCGGAGCTGCGTGCCTTCGCCGAGTAG
- the argF gene encoding ornithine carbamoyltransferase, with the protein MRHFLRDDDLTSDEQREVLARGLALKADRFAEKPFAGPRTVAVVFDKSSTRTRVSFATGIADLGGSPLVIDASSSQMGRGEPIADTARIFSSMCAMIVWRTFGQERIDEMAAHSSVPVVNALTDQFHPCQILADLITVAEVKGGLAAEGPALAGRSFAYLGDGANNMAASYLVGGALAGMDVRIGCPASHAPDPAVVARATEIAEATGGAITVTPDPHEAVAGVDVVATDTWASMGNEEAGHAAEGMLAPYQVTSSLMAEGNDAVFMHCLPAYREHEVTAEVIDGPASVVWQEAENRLHAQKGLMAFLMS; encoded by the coding sequence ATGCGTCACTTCCTGCGCGACGACGACCTCACCAGCGATGAGCAGCGCGAGGTGCTGGCCCGAGGACTGGCGCTCAAGGCCGACCGGTTCGCCGAGAAGCCCTTCGCCGGTCCCCGGACGGTGGCCGTGGTCTTCGACAAGTCCTCCACGCGCACCAGGGTCTCCTTCGCCACCGGCATCGCCGACCTCGGCGGATCCCCCCTGGTGATCGACGCCTCCAGCTCCCAGATGGGCCGGGGCGAGCCGATCGCCGACACCGCGCGGATCTTCTCCTCGATGTGCGCGATGATCGTGTGGCGCACCTTCGGCCAGGAGAGGATCGACGAGATGGCCGCCCACTCCTCCGTGCCGGTCGTCAACGCACTCACCGACCAGTTCCATCCCTGCCAGATCCTCGCCGACCTCATCACGGTCGCCGAGGTCAAGGGGGGACTGGCCGCCGAGGGCCCGGCGCTGGCCGGGCGCAGCTTCGCCTACCTGGGCGACGGCGCCAACAACATGGCCGCCTCCTACCTGGTGGGTGGCGCCCTGGCCGGCATGGACGTGAGGATCGGGTGCCCCGCATCACACGCCCCCGACCCGGCGGTCGTCGCGAGAGCCACCGAGATCGCCGAGGCGACCGGGGGAGCGATCACTGTCACCCCGGACCCACACGAGGCGGTGGCCGGGGTCGACGTCGTCGCCACCGACACCTGGGCGTCGATGGGCAATGAGGAGGCCGGGCACGCCGCCGAGGGGATGCTGGCCCCCTACCAGGTGACGTCGTCGCTGATGGCCGAGGGGAATGACGCCGTCTTCATGCACTGCCTGCCCGCCTACCGCGAGCACGAGGTGACCGCCGAGGTGATCGACGGCCCGGCATCGGTGGTCTGGCAGGAGGCCGAGAACCGCCTCCACGCGCAGAAGGGGCTCATGGCGTTTCTCATGAGCTAA
- the mtrA gene encoding MtrAB system response regulator MtrA, translated as MSQPGTESSGQRILVVDDDPALAEMLQLVLRKERFITDWCSSGTAALPAFEKFRPDLLLLDLMLPGLSGIEVCREIRRVSGTPIIMLTARSDTHDVVAGLEAGADDYVSKPFKSKELVARMRARLRQPLDAAPEADLMTVGDITVDVRAHQVTRDGEEISLTPLEFDLLVALARRPHEVFSRDLLLQEVWGYRHAADNRLVNVHVQRLRSKIERDPEHPSIVITVRGVGYRAGDGGEEDR; from the coding sequence GTGTCCCAGCCCGGAACTGAATCGTCCGGCCAGCGGATTCTCGTCGTCGATGATGATCCCGCCCTGGCAGAGATGCTCCAGCTCGTGCTGCGCAAAGAACGGTTCATCACCGACTGGTGCTCGAGCGGCACGGCCGCACTTCCCGCGTTCGAGAAGTTCAGGCCCGACCTTCTCCTGCTGGACCTGATGCTCCCCGGTCTCAGCGGCATCGAGGTGTGCCGCGAGATCAGGCGGGTCTCCGGCACGCCGATCATCATGCTGACCGCCCGCTCCGACACCCATGACGTGGTCGCCGGCCTCGAGGCGGGAGCCGATGACTACGTGTCCAAGCCGTTCAAGTCAAAGGAGCTGGTGGCCCGGATGCGGGCCAGGCTGCGTCAGCCCCTGGATGCCGCACCCGAGGCCGACCTCATGACCGTCGGCGACATCACCGTCGACGTGCGGGCCCACCAGGTGACACGCGACGGCGAGGAGATCTCGCTGACCCCGCTGGAGTTCGATCTGCTGGTCGCCCTGGCGCGGCGGCCCCACGAGGTGTTCAGCCGCGACCTGCTTCTCCAGGAGGTGTGGGGGTACCGCCACGCCGCCGACAACAGGCTGGTCAACGTCCACGTCCAGAGGCTCCGCTCGAAGATCGAGCGGGATCCCGAGCATCCGAGCATCGTCATCACCGTCCGAGGAGTCGGCTACCGGGCCGGCGACGGCGGCGAGGAGGACCGCTGA